The window atatatatatatatatatgaaatatatttaattaaaaaattaaaatccaattctaattaaaatattttaaattgaggtACAGACCGgacatcattttaaatttaaaaatactcTAATAAGTTGGGAAAAGTGACTtcttagaataatatataatatactcatttaaaaaataatagggaTCTTTAGAACCTTTTTCCCAATCAGTGCCTCacaatattttacattatgttttgaataattaaaattttggattattaggattaaaatatgataacaaCATGtaggaataattaattaagacagTGCttgattagaaataaataaataaatatgattttatattcGCATATGTGAGAAATGACTGCGTCTTGTTCTTGTGCATGCCTCaatactttctctctcttccttctTTCCTTTTTCAAATCTAAAGGTTTAGGGTTCGTCAGATCTCTTTCTCCCCTctctataaaataaacaaaccaaaaatagttaaaactactttcattttattgttttgggaaaaaaatattaataatagtaatttcTCCTGTTTCGGATATCTCTTTATTTGATGCTCTGTTTTGAGCATGGCTGGGTTGGATTTAGGCACTGCGAACCGTTACTTTCATCATCAATTACTGAACCGGCCGGAGTTGCATCTCCAAACCCAACCGGATATTAATAACAACAACAACGGAGACGAATCACACTTTCCTCCTACGGTAGAAGAATCCGGTCAACAACAGGGTTCTGGAGACTCGGTGATCCGTCGACCGAGGGGTCGGCCGCCCGGTTCAAAGAACAAGGAAAAACCCCCATTAATCATCACTAGAGAGAGCGCAAATACATTAAGAGCCCACATACTCGAGATCGCCGACGGTCGTGACATCTTTGACTGCATCACGTCCTATTCCCGACGCAGGCAACGCGGGATCTGCGTTCTAAGTGGTAGTGGATCGGTCACGAACGTCAAACTCCGGCAACCGTCCACCGCCGGAGGAGCAGGAGGAGGATCGGTGGTGGCACTAAATGGTAGGTTTGAGATCTTATCACTTTCTGGGTCTTTCTTACCGCCGCCGGCGCCGCCTGGAGCCACCAGTCTTACCGTCTACTTAGCTGTCGGCCAAGGCCAGGtaaagatttgttttttttagattttatttcgTAAACGACAAGGAAATCTTCTACTctgttttcttaattattaaaatctatataatatatgacgttttaattaattgaaaaaaaaaataggtggTCGGTGGGAATGTAGTGGGGGAGCTGACGGCGGCTGGACCGGTAATATTGATGACGTCGTCGTTTACTAACGTGGCCTATGAGAGGCTACCGCTAGATGAGGAGCAAGAGGCGGCGGCAGAGGCGGCGGCAGTttcaggaggaggaggaggatcgGTAGTGAACAATGGTGGGACGACGTCGTTTCCGGGTGACCCATCGTCCGGGCTTCCGTTCTTCAATTTACCGATGAACTATCATCCTTCTACTAACAGTCAGATGCCGCCGGAAGTTGATCAGGGCAACTGGGCCAGGAATTCTTCCGGCCGTCGACCATTTTAATCAGAGAAATTTGTTGTTTCAAATTATCTcattagtaataaataaattaatacatcTTTTACTTAGAGGTCAGGTCAGTGCccgattaatttaatttgatcttctttttcttcttgttctttgattgtcAATCTCTTAGATTTGTGTGTGATCTATTTAGTTTGGGTTTTTTTTGATCGATCTTAATTAATGTCttatatattcttcttctttgttggttggttggttgatGGCTTGTTTTTGATGGTTTCATCTTGTTCATCGTCATTCATGACTCATGACTATTAATCAttgagtatatataaatattaattaactccttggataattattattaagtttactgccttttttttttaaaaggaaaccatttatttcattaatctaaaaattataaatattttgttatatatatttattatatatatatatattcaatattttggaTGAAAAGATAGTACTTATATATGAACTCAAATATGATAACTATATATTGGTGCAATTTTGTAAGAGGGTTAAActacatataaaattatatacaaaaaataattaaaactttgTTTACTATATGTCTGTATAACAAAATAACTTTATAGCagtattttctaaattttaaaatatttactaataaaataattggcAAATAATTCTAATATTGAAATGAATGGTACATTTTCACCAATTGATTATCTTTTCTACATTATGTTATTATATCTTAACATCCTCTTAGAGCTAGTATACTCCATATTGTCTTATAATCacaatgttttattatatataataaatgatgttacaaaaaaattaattaaaataaaatatataaagaacaaAATCACCTATTGATAGGTTGATTTGAGAATGTGTGTTTagcacaattttttttaaaacagtcTCTCCATTGTGTTAAAGTTTATCACAAATGACTGTCTCTCAAGGGAAAACGAATTTAGTAGTGATTCAACACTGAAATCACCACGCAACGAACTTGACAAAATACTTAAATCGATCATCAAGTTTCAACAAAAATACGACGAGTCAAAAACTGGAATAACACTCGGTTGAGtgaaaaaaaatcgaaaaacaCTCAATTAAGTGAAAACTCGAAGAGCactaaaaacaaagaaaaacttTTCGAGTTTTAAAGAGATAATTAGATGAACTAAGATGAGATATATGAAGAGTTCCAACCTGAGGagatatatataactaaaaattaaaccatcacaataaatttatttatcaattcaaCGGCTGATAATTCTTACAACGGTTGTCATTCCTAGACTCTTGccattttttaacttttgtcATTCAATCTTATCTATTcacattcaattttatttatctgTATTAAATTTAccaaaaattcaatttaaatttgatatgaatttatttatttggattatattacatttatttataaaattaatttaaaattccaaacactgttgaagaaattaaagaatattttgtCCATTCATTTCCGCTTTTATTCAATCTATGACAATCCTAACAAAGCGTGAGAAATGTGTTTGTCTTTGAAGTAACTCGGACTTTCACGGTCGTGTTTATACTCTCTACATGCCACGAGTCTTTCTTATTGTATGTCATGTATTTGTTTGGAATAAGTGAGGATTTTTGTTGACTACAAGCCCagtaggaaaaaaataaaaataaaacctaatatgtcaagtgataaaaaaaaatacataattttgttatatataagagttcaatcaattaaaaagtaaaaataataatttatatctacTAATTAGTGAAAAACAAATGAAGAATATTTATTAACTAgataaactaaattaataaatatgtattagaTATCTATCTACCTTTAATCTTTCTGTAAACTATAGATATTCTGAATTTCATTAATATTAGATATCTATCTCCCTTTAATCTCTCTGGTAAACTATAGATATTCTGAATTTCATGATTAATGAAAcggttaaatatttaatttaaaaacttaatagAACATTCATAAATTAACGAGGTCTGATTTCGTGTGTTTCGGTTTGTGTTATTAtaataactcaaacaaaatcaaacatcatcTCTTATAATCTTACGAATCAAATCACAAATCACTGAATTCatccattaaaatattaaaataccttatttttattttatatatatattaataacttttaagtctttttatcaaaaaaaaaaaaaaaatatatatatatatatatatatatataataataataataatttatcacctcatcaaaattatcataatcattatatttttcactttaaattattaaaataaccctAATCCAAACCAGCTTTAACTTTTTACCttctatatttaaaacatattaatgaTGTAGAGAAATATCATTTTGACTTTCAGTTCACTTAGATAGTGTTTTTTTTAACCATGACCTCCActacatttaatatgtttaaaataaaataaaataaaacatgacatgacatatttgtttatattatatataagtaggtaaaaaatatcttatataaaaaataattataaatctatattagacattaattcatttttatttgaatttaataattaaaattaatttatatttaaaccatAAAAATAAACACGGTTtgtaaaatacttaaaatttatataaacttaaaaagcAAACATTCTCAATTAGTTAcacttatattttaaacaaatgtcaataaAATAAGGTAAAGAAtgaaataagttttttaaatcaaaactcgATAAAGATTAACTACTAAGATGGAAGATATCCTTTTGGTGACCAAATTTGAATACAATAGTCCTATAGCCACCATTGTTGAGGCCAAGAACTAGAGCATTGGCTTTAGTGTCAAAGAAATGTTTGTTACAATATTTTACTTTGATAATTTATGATGTATTTGATTATGATTAGTTCATgttaatattgaattaatttaattaacatttgaAGTAATCATGTGTGTGGGTGTGATTCTTGTTggacattttaatttatttaaaaaaataaaagcaatTGAAATGACCAACACTTTCATTGTGCTAATATAGCATATCCCACTATTATTGAATTGTCATATATAGATACAAGTAATGTCAACTATGATATCTTTTCActatttcagattttttttctaataattaggTTGTTCTATCACAATATATGGattttaatcttcttttttctgttctcattttaataaataaaaacatttatgtaaGACAAAACCCGAAAAGGAGAACTCTAAGAAAAACCTTGAGAGGTCTTGacaaactaataataaaaatatcataatatatctagtaaaaaaaatacataaataaaaagcAAAAGAAATCTTATATCAAAAACATGCATAATATATAACCAAGAAACAAAGAAAATTACTCATTGCAACCGTGCGATAATATAAAAAGCAGTTCATATTAatgatcaaacttgaaaatactcaaataagttataatataaacttaaatcaaCAATGGTTTGATTTGTAGAAACAAATCCGACAACAATCttatatatatgatgttatGATCCGAATAATATATAAccaagaaacaaataaaatattcattgcAAACTAAACTAAAAAATCTTGTTTAAGTGCATGGCAATATCATCCTTCCTATAGAGCATAAATTCAAAACttctcaattaaattaaaagacatTACTCATAAATGACTGGAT is drawn from Impatiens glandulifera chromosome 3, dImpGla2.1, whole genome shotgun sequence and contains these coding sequences:
- the LOC124931597 gene encoding AT-hook motif nuclear-localized protein 23-like, coding for MAGLDLGTANRYFHHQLLNRPELHLQTQPDINNNNNGDESHFPPTVEESGQQQGSGDSVIRRPRGRPPGSKNKEKPPLIITRESANTLRAHILEIADGRDIFDCITSYSRRRQRGICVLSGSGSVTNVKLRQPSTAGGAGGGSVVALNGRFEILSLSGSFLPPPAPPGATSLTVYLAVGQGQVVGGNVVGELTAAGPVILMTSSFTNVAYERLPLDEEQEAAAEAAAVSGGGGGSVVNNGGTTSFPGDPSSGLPFFNLPMNYHPSTNSQMPPEVDQGNWARNSSGRRPF